In the Gloeocapsa sp. PCC 73106 genome, one interval contains:
- a CDS encoding FHA domain-containing protein, which produces MKAYLEQISSPLGREPIKQTLSEHNTLIMGRDPSKCQIVLDSNYYQGVSKVHSEISLKQSGWEINDLGSSNGTYINGRRVQGPQSLRSGDRIQLGEQGPEFIFTLETGINPPQSYVPPTMLHPPTQHSVVPVAPSSGNGGLWVKIVGGLLISVGILYVVTRIPTQQRAAQTPPVPESQPEEAAPRPPVSESQPEEAAPRPPVSESQPSNGTLLLEEYFNIYPDQIKKESVTVDGIDYIAILLPVEAKSSFDANITPLGTRYYDQNNQPLGLTLPIVFNPESFQPRDQGLAVIFVPVEISEKLKTIEVVKY; this is translated from the coding sequence ATGAAAGCTTATCTAGAGCAAATATCATCGCCTTTGGGCAGAGAGCCAATTAAACAGACTCTATCAGAACACAATACCCTGATTATGGGCAGAGATCCGAGTAAGTGTCAAATTGTTCTAGATTCTAATTATTACCAAGGAGTTTCAAAAGTACACTCAGAAATTAGTCTCAAACAGTCGGGATGGGAGATTAATGATTTGGGAAGTAGCAATGGGACTTATATTAATGGTAGACGGGTTCAAGGACCCCAGAGTTTGCGGTCGGGCGATCGCATTCAGTTAGGAGAACAGGGACCAGAATTTATTTTCACTCTAGAAACAGGGATCAATCCTCCTCAATCCTACGTACCTCCTACTATGTTGCACCCTCCCACTCAACATTCGGTAGTTCCCGTTGCTCCTAGTTCTGGAAATGGGGGACTATGGGTTAAAATTGTTGGGGGTTTACTAATCAGTGTGGGTATCCTTTATGTAGTTACTCGAATACCTACCCAACAGCGCGCCGCTCAAACACCGCCAGTTCCTGAATCCCAGCCCGAAGAAGCAGCTCCGAGACCTCCAGTTTCCGAATCTCAACCAGAAGAAGCAGCTCCAAGACCTCCAGTTTCGGAATCTCAACCCAGCAATGGTACACTCCTACTAGAGGAATACTTTAATATTTATCCTGATCAGATTAAGAAAGAAAGTGTCACTGTAGACGGAATAGATTACATAGCCATATTATTACCGGTAGAAGCTAAAAGTTCCTTTGATGCTAATATCACACCGTTGGGTACTAGATACTATGATCAAAACAATCAGCCCTTGGGATTAACTTTACCTATCGTCTTCAATCCCGAGTCTTTTCAGCCCAGAGATCAGGGATTGGCAGTAATTTTCGTTCCTGTGGAGATTTCAGAAAAGTTGAAGACGATTGAAGTAGTAAAATATTAA
- a CDS encoding SRPBCC family protein: MSKVFEQAIAIQAKPQVVEHCLTDQTLMHRWLNPLLSCEAIGEWSTELNSRSRFKINLPFWQPALESKVIAREDGLIMWEFQGFFQGRDRWECQPIPEGTLLVNRFEFTIPNPLVSFGFNLFAASLTKKDMEAQLKRVKIIAEVLESSKSNHDD; encoded by the coding sequence ATGTCAAAAGTATTTGAACAGGCGATCGCGATTCAAGCTAAACCCCAGGTAGTAGAACATTGTCTTACCGATCAAACTTTAATGCATCGTTGGCTGAATCCCCTATTGAGTTGTGAAGCGATCGGCGAGTGGAGTACCGAGTTAAATAGTCGCAGTCGTTTTAAAATAAACCTACCCTTTTGGCAACCCGCTTTAGAAAGCAAAGTTATCGCCAGAGAAGATGGGTTGATCATGTGGGAATTTCAGGGTTTTTTCCAAGGACGCGATCGCTGGGAATGTCAGCCTATCCCTGAAGGAACTTTGTTAGTCAATCGTTTTGAATTCACTATTCCCAATCCTCTAGTCAGCTTTGGTTTTAATCTCTTTGCTGCTTCTTTAACTAAAAAAGATATGGAAGCCCAGTTAAAACGAGTTAAGATCATAGCAGAAGTACTCGAGTCGAGTAAGAGCAATCATGACGACTAG
- the rnc gene encoding ribonuclease III has translation MQLPPIIDRQLFKQALTHRSYVNEYTKNGENNERLEFLGDAVLGFLVGELLYRRYQEISEAQLTRLRAMLVDQKQLAEIAQKLDLGKLILIGKGAEKDNVRESPAVLSDTFEAVIGAYFLDAGIAAVQNYVESIFMSLAEEIISSKSGETSNQLVDTKNLLQQWAIVNLGENPSYELIAEFGPPHAKTFTTQVHIQGKVYGVGQGRKKQEAEKQAALAALQRLGIEA, from the coding sequence ATGCAACTACCACCTATTATTGATCGACAGCTATTCAAACAAGCCTTAACTCATCGTTCCTACGTCAATGAATACACTAAAAATGGAGAAAACAACGAACGCTTAGAATTCCTCGGAGATGCGGTTTTAGGGTTTTTAGTAGGAGAACTTCTATACAGACGCTATCAGGAGATTAGCGAAGCACAATTAACGCGTTTGCGCGCCATGTTAGTAGATCAAAAACAACTAGCCGAAATTGCCCAAAAATTAGACTTGGGGAAATTAATACTCATAGGTAAAGGAGCTGAAAAGGATAACGTCAGAGAGAGTCCTGCTGTATTGTCTGATACATTTGAAGCGGTAATCGGGGCTTATTTTCTAGACGCGGGAATAGCAGCTGTGCAAAATTACGTAGAATCGATCTTCATGAGTTTAGCAGAGGAAATTATCTCATCTAAATCAGGAGAAACTAGTAATCAATTAGTTGATACTAAAAACCTCTTACAACAATGGGCGATTGTCAATCTGGGAGAAAATCCCAGTTATGAATTAATAGCAGAGTTTGGTCCCCCCCACGCCAAAACTTTTACCACTCAAGTCCATATTCAGGGTAAAGTTTATGGAGTAGGTCAAGGACGCAAAAAACAAGAAGCAGAAAAACAAGCTGCTTTGGCTGCACTGCAACGCCTAGGTATAGAAGCGTGA